Proteins from a genomic interval of Streptomyces fodineus:
- a CDS encoding TetR/AcrR family transcriptional regulator encodes MADIKHFDPDAALETVERLFWRQGVASTGIQDVVTATGLNRSSLYATFGGKQELYLAALRRYLDHRARPAFHRLAQDERGLPAIADFFAGLIEARCSGEYARWGCMAVNAHAGAEHEGPEVRAVLDQHHQELRDAMRAALVTAEADGQLAAGTDPEASAELLGLLAYGVNLRSRAGADAQSLNRTVTAALKSIARLPTTTRPKPS; translated from the coding sequence ATGGCGGACATCAAGCACTTCGACCCGGATGCGGCCCTGGAGACGGTGGAGCGTCTGTTCTGGCGGCAGGGCGTGGCCTCGACCGGCATTCAGGACGTCGTGACGGCGACCGGTCTCAACCGCTCCAGCCTCTATGCGACCTTCGGTGGCAAGCAGGAGCTCTACCTCGCCGCACTGCGCCGCTACCTCGACCACCGCGCCCGGCCGGCGTTCCACCGGCTCGCACAGGACGAGCGGGGGCTGCCCGCCATCGCCGACTTCTTCGCCGGCCTGATCGAGGCGCGATGCTCGGGCGAGTACGCCCGCTGGGGCTGCATGGCCGTCAACGCGCATGCCGGCGCGGAGCATGAGGGGCCCGAGGTCCGTGCCGTCCTCGACCAGCATCATCAGGAGTTGCGGGACGCGATGCGCGCGGCGCTCGTCACGGCCGAGGCCGACGGCCAACTCGCCGCGGGAACCGATCCGGAGGCATCGGCCGAGCTGCTCGGCTTGCTCGCCTACGGTGTGAACCTGCGCTCGCGCGCCGGAGCCGATGCTCAGTCGCTGAACCGGACGGTGACGGCCGCGCTGAAGTCGATCGCCCGCCTGCCCACCACGACGCGGCCGAAGCCGAGCTGA
- a CDS encoding peroxiredoxin-like family protein produces MTTLNAELRAFYEARQQQIPAEIREIMRRAGQELADSGQADRALGIGDPAPRFRLPSATGRTVALDDLLAVGPVVLTFYRGAWCPYCNIALHALQQHHTDITAHGARLVAVSPQIPDESLTLTEKHGLAFDVLSDIGSDTAKQYGLAFDLPDDLADVYDKLGFDLRRVNDGHRRTLPLPATYVIDRAGTIRWAFVNPDYTTRAEPADILAALGTLG; encoded by the coding sequence ATGACCACACTCAACGCCGAGCTACGCGCCTTCTACGAAGCCCGCCAGCAGCAGATCCCCGCCGAGATACGGGAGATCATGCGCCGAGCCGGTCAGGAACTCGCCGACTCCGGGCAGGCCGACCGCGCCCTCGGCATCGGCGATCCCGCGCCCCGCTTCCGGCTGCCCTCGGCGACCGGTCGGACGGTGGCCCTGGACGACCTGCTCGCAGTGGGTCCGGTCGTCCTGACCTTCTACCGCGGCGCCTGGTGCCCCTACTGCAACATCGCCCTGCACGCCCTTCAGCAGCACCACACCGACATCACCGCGCACGGCGCACGACTGGTCGCCGTCTCCCCGCAGATCCCCGACGAGTCCCTCACCCTCACCGAGAAGCACGGCCTGGCCTTCGACGTCCTGAGCGACATCGGCTCCGACACCGCCAAGCAGTACGGCCTCGCCTTCGACCTCCCCGACGACCTGGCCGACGTCTACGACAAGCTCGGCTTCGACCTCCGGCGCGTCAACGACGGCCACCGGCGCACCCTGCCGCTGCCCGCCACCTACGTCATCGACCGCGCCGGCACCATCCGATGGGCCTTCGTCAACCCCGACTACACCACCCGAGCCGAACCCGCCGACATCCTCGCGGCGCTCGGGACGCTGGGCTGA
- a CDS encoding IS110 family transposase, producing the protein MDDIDDVGVFLGLDVGKSAHHGHGLTPAGKKVFDKQLPNSEPKLRAVFDKLAAKFGTVLVIVDQPASIGALPLTVARDAGCKVAYLPGLSMRRIADLYPGEAKTDAKDAAVIADAARTMPHTLRSLQLTDEITAELTVLVGFDQDLAAEATRTSNRIRGLLTQFHPSLERVLGPRLDHPAVTWLLERYGSPASLRKAGRRKLVEVIRPKAPRMAARLIDEVFDALDEQTVVVPGTGTLDLVIPSLARSLAAVHEQRRALEAQIGQLLEAHPLSAVLTSIPGVAVRTAATLLVTVGDGTSFPTAAHLASYAGLAPTTKSSGTSIHGEHAPRGGNRQLKRAMFLSAFAALHDPASRTYYDRCRARGKTHTQALLRLARQRINVLFAMLRDGTFYEPRTPRLA; encoded by the coding sequence TTGGACGACATCGACGACGTGGGCGTCTTCCTCGGCCTGGACGTCGGCAAGAGCGCCCATCACGGGCACGGGCTGACCCCGGCCGGCAAGAAGGTCTTCGACAAGCAGCTGCCCAACAGCGAGCCGAAGCTGCGGGCCGTCTTCGACAAGCTGGCCGCGAAGTTCGGCACCGTGCTGGTGATCGTGGACCAGCCCGCCTCCATCGGAGCACTCCCGCTCACGGTCGCCCGGGACGCCGGCTGCAAGGTCGCCTACCTGCCCGGCCTGTCCATGCGGCGGATCGCCGATCTCTACCCGGGCGAGGCAAAAACCGACGCGAAGGACGCCGCGGTAATCGCGGACGCCGCACGGACCATGCCGCACACCCTGCGCTCGCTCCAGCTGACCGACGAGATCACCGCCGAGCTGACCGTGCTGGTGGGCTTCGACCAGGACCTGGCGGCCGAGGCGACCCGCACCTCCAACCGGATACGCGGCCTGCTCACCCAGTTCCACCCCAGCCTGGAACGCGTCCTCGGCCCGCGCCTGGACCACCCCGCCGTGACCTGGCTGCTGGAACGCTACGGATCCCCAGCCAGCCTGCGAAAGGCCGGTCGCCGCAAGCTCGTTGAGGTGATCCGGCCCAAGGCCCCGCGCATGGCCGCCCGGCTGATCGACGAGGTCTTCGACGCGCTCGACGAGCAGACCGTCGTGGTCCCGGGCACCGGCACCCTCGACCTCGTGATCCCCTCCCTGGCCCGCTCGCTCGCGGCCGTCCACGAACAGCGACGAGCCCTGGAAGCACAGATCGGACAGCTGCTGGAGGCTCACCCTCTTTCCGCGGTCCTGACCTCGATTCCGGGGGTCGCGGTCAGGACCGCCGCCACCTTGCTGGTCACCGTCGGCGACGGCACCAGCTTCCCCACCGCCGCCCACCTGGCCTCCTACGCCGGCCTCGCCCCGACCACCAAGTCATCGGGAACCTCGATCCACGGCGAACACGCGCCCAGAGGCGGCAACCGGCAACTCAAGCGGGCGATGTTCCTGTCCGCGTTCGCCGCCCTGCACGATCCCGCCTCCCGCACCTACTACGACCGATGCCGGGCCCGCGGGAAGACCCACACCCAGGCCCTCCTCCGTCTGGCCCGCCAGCGGATCAACGTGCTGTTCGCCATGCTCCGCGACGGCACCTTCTACGAACCCAGAACCCCACGCCTCGCTTGA